The sequence below is a genomic window from Selenomonas ruminantium subsp. lactilytica TAM6421.
AGACGAGCTGGTCCAGCCGCCATTATCATGGGTTTCCACCGGTGCCGGCAGTACATCCGGAACCTGTGCAGGGAACGCTTCAATCCGCGCGGGGCGTTCAATCACAGCACTGGCCAAAGACGATACACCAAACAGAGGCACTTCCATGGTCACCTCATAACCGCCATCACTGGTGCGGCCTTCCGACACAATACGGGCGCCACGGATTGTTGCCTGTACTCTGGTTTTGACCACATCACTCTGCACGGCTGCCATATCAACGGTCGTTTCCGCATTGACATTGACACCGCCCACATACTCTGCCAGCTGTCGATAAGCATCTGTAATTGCCGCTCTTCTGGCCATCATGCGGGCTTGAGCAATTGTGCGCGCTCCGGCCGGTGCCACACCACCGCCTGTAGCCCGGATCACATTGCTGTTCCAGTCCACATGCTCTGCCGCCAGTACCGAGGCCATGGTCGCCACGAGCATAGCAGCCACCAGCCCCATCAATCCAAATACCTTTGCTAATCTGTTCATCACAATCCCTCACTTTACAAAACGATTTCCCTGCTATCATTTTAGCATTTTCCAACGCAAATCAAAATGATTTCCGCCGCTTTTCTATCAGTAATATCGCATTGAAAGATTAAAACTTCATTGAAATCAGATTAAAATTTGATTAAAATTGCTCAGGTCAACGGCTTTTTTTCTTATCACTGCCATTTCCCTCAGCCTTGGCCTCTTTTTCCGCCTTTTTCAGCTCTGGATTCTTCAGATGCGCAAGTTTTTTCTTCACATCATCGGTAACTTTCGCTTTTTTTACCTTCTCGGTACGATCCACCAGTTCGTCAATATGAGCATAAGCATATTTCAGGATGGTTCGATAAAAAATACCATCAACATCCTTCTCCGATAGATCCGCAATCTTCACGGCCTTATCGCTGGTAGTCACTGAGAGTACTCCCCATTCGGAATCAAGGTCTTCATGCTTATAGACCGTTACTGTGCCCTTATCAAGATCAAATCGCAAATATTCAGCCGTACCTACCAGGTCATTATAGCCTTCCATTGGAAGCATCTTCCAACGGCGTTTGGCCTGCACATCTTGAATCTGCACCAGATCATAAGTCTTCAATACCGGTACCAGCACGATATTGGCATCCAGTTTCCCCTGACTGTCCTGCCCAAAATACATCTGCTGTTTATTGAAGAAATAATTCTGACGGGAAGTAGACTGCACCCACTGATAGATTTCTGGCGAAATCACCTCTTCGGCACTGCCCTGCGGCTGAGCTACAAACAGTATAGCCGCAGCTAAAAGGCCTGCGCCCCATCTCATTTTCATAGATAATCCCCCTACTTCTTTATTTATAATGTATCTATTTTACACCTCTTAACTGAAAAAACGCTGAAACACGTATTCTTAATCGTCCTGTTCCTTATAGAGTTCATCCAATTCATAAGGAGTTTCCTGATAAACATAGTAATTCAGCCAATTGGCAAACAGCAAATGAGCCACACTGCGCCAACGTACAATGGGCTGCTGTGTAGGATCATCATTCGGGTAATAATTCTGCGGAATCTTCGGATTCAGACCAGCCTTAAAGTCACGATCGTATTCCTGCTTCAACGTCGTAGGATCATACTCTGCATGACCGGTGATGAAAAACTGCCGCTTCTCCAGATTGGCAATGATGTAGGGGCCAGCAACGCCTTCCGCTTCAGCCAGAATAGTTAGTTCCGGAACTTTCAGGATATCTTCCTTGTGCTCCTCCGTATGACGGGAATGAGGCACGTAAAAGACATCATCGAAGCCCCGCAGAAGCTTTTCATGTTCCACGCAAAGATGATGCGGGAACACGCCAAAAATCTTCTCGGGCACCTGATACTTAGGAACGCCATAATGGTAGTAAAGCCCAGCCTGAGCCCCCCAGCAGATATGGAATGTAGAATAGACATGTTTCTTGCTCCATTCCATGATTTCTGCAATCTCATCCCAATAGGCGACTTCCTCAAAGGCCATATTTTCCACAGGAGCACCCGTGATGATCATGCCATCATATTTCTTGTGGCGCACCTCGTCAAAGGTACCGTAGAATTGCGCCAGATAGTCCATCGACGTATGACTGGGCGTATAACTCTCGGTATAAATGAAGTCTACTTCTACCTGCAGCGGCGTATTACCCAATAAACGTAAAAGCTGGGTTTCCGTAATATATTTAATCGGCATCAGATTCAGAATGAGAATCTTCAACGGGCGAATATCCTGACTGTATGCCCGATCCGCATCCATCACAAAGATATTTTCCCCTTCGAGAATATGCGTTGCTGGCAACGCATTGGGTATCTTAATTGGCATAGAATCTCCCCTTAATCCAAACCATAACGGTGTACCCAGGCGCTATGGTTTTCCACATAATTTCTCAATTCAATGATATAACGATATTCCTCACTTGCCCGGCTCACCATACGATATTGGCCATCAATGGCAGCATCCAGAGACTTCCAGCCATCTTTCGGTGTCCAATATTTACCTGCTATAGCCTTTTCCGTGGCCTGGGGCAAATTGACTGCAACCTTGAGGAATTTGATTTCCATGACCTGACCATTGGCATCCTTGACTTCCTGCCACTGCCAGAACACCAGATTGCTCCCTTGCATACGCATAGTGGAGGTATCTGCTTTGATATGAGTGTAAATCCCTTCCGGTGAAGTGGAGTCAAATACCGTCAGCCAACGGTTCTTCGCCTTGACGCGCTCCATTTCCTTGTTCTGATGGAATGCCTGATCGACAGCAGCGGCATAATAGGCTTCGTTGAATTGCTGTGAGTTGATTTCCCGTTCCTTGGCTGCCGGATTGGCCTCCGACCAAATCACATCCCCATTGGCATTATAGAAATGCTCCGCTACGCACTGCACGGTACGATATTGGGGCTTAATCACCAGCTGTGCCGTACTGAAAGAGAGCTGGGACGGATCCGGGAACTTTTCGCTGAGCCCATAAGCTGCCAAAGTTTCCTGGGCACCGCCATAGCTATAAGAAGTTTTCGTCCAGACCTGTACCTCTGTGGGCACCTTGCCCCTGGCTGTTTCCACAGTACGCGTTATAACCACGGACTCCGGATCGAAATACTTGCTGTAATTGTCATCCGAGGCCAGCCAATACCACTGCTCCTTGGCAGGATTTTCCTTCTCCGTCTTGTTTTCTGCAGCAGCCGTCTGGTGCTCAAAATCAATTTGTACAGCTTGTGCAGGCTGAGGATTTCCCACAACAAAGGAACCTGCCAACAGACTCAGTCCGATCAATTGATACATTCGTTTATCCATAGTGTTCACCTCATGTTTAATCTCCTGTATTTTCAAACTTACTTCTCATTTTAACGTATTTTTACCCATTGGGCAACAGTAACAGACCTTTAACACAATGCCCAATCCCCTGTGTAGCTCAGCACTGAGGCCCAAAATGGCTTGAGTGATAACTCAGCGCAAAATTGCGCCCAGCAAGCGACCGCCCCACACCCCGCCTAATAGCCCTATTTCCCCTTTTAGGTATAAACTATCAGACTATGCACCAAACGCCGTCAGCGGTCAAATATAGACGAATCAGCGCACCATTGAATTATAATCACTTGCAGCATATCCATAAAGCACAAAGGCGGCCTTGTCTAGTATCCGCATTGATAACTCCCGCCCCCATTTTTCTGTGATACATAAATCTAAGCAAACTTTAGACAGCATTTCCCCGCCAATAAAACGCCTGGTCAATATCTCCTTGTTCTCCCCGGTCAATGTATTTATAAGGCTGTCAATTTTCCTTTTTGCAAGCTGCAGCCGCTTATTTTCAATGTTCAATCTGTCAATTTCCCTCTTTATCTTTCCATGCTTTTCTGCTTGTATCTCCACCGGCGAAACATGATCCCCGCCTCCTGGCACTCCTTCAAGGTTGCTTGTGCTGATTTTGACAAGCTCGGCCTGTTCGGTCAGATACTCAATTTCATCCTTTATATTCTCAATCCGTGCCAAAAATAAATTATAGTTTTTCAAGTCATTCTTTGCCATTGCCCTGTATTTATTCATTTCAGCACTCCCATAAACAAAAATAAGGAGGGATTTTCGCCCCTCCTTTATTACATTTCTATTGTTCCGCCGTTCCAGTCATCAATGATTATCACAGTATCATTGCTGCTGGTATCCTCAATAGGGAATCTACGTTGCAGGATATTTGCCGCCGCTACCCTGTCACGGGTTTTTGAACCGGGTATTTTGCCACGCAAGACGGCCGTCAAGAACTCCTGTACCTCCTGCAGGTCTGCTATGGAGTCTTTTCTTTGTTCCTCAAGGGCTTTGTCTACCGCTTCCCTTACTTCAGGGATTTTCATCAGTTGATAGCCCTTTTTATTTGCCGTCTTTTCGCTATACCCAGCACGGCGGGCGGCCTCAGTAGCATTACCACAAGCCGCCATCTCCTGCACAAACCTTGCACGCCGTGCCGTCAGCATACTACCGCCCCCAATCAGGTTAACGGCTGGTAGTAAATGGCCTTTGCTTTGTTGTCCATCACAAAGGCGTCAAAGTAGAAACGGCCTTCTACAAGGCTGCCACTAATCCCCGGCGGATCCTGGTGGATTTTATAATCAGTCATTTTCAAAGGTGCTACTGTTGCGCACGGGTGAGCAATCATAAAGCCGAATTTTTCCGGCAGGCGGGCAGCAGGTACTTTGATAATATTAAGGCCGTCAAGGTTCGCGATAACGCCCTTCAAGCGCATATCCTGCCCCTGCTCGGTCTCCATAACAATATCCTTGCACTTCTTCATAATGTAATATACATCAGGAGTAACCACAAGGCAGCGGCCTGTTTCCGGCACGTCGTAATTATCCAGCGTGTTACTGCCATCAAGAATTTTATCCAGGATATTTGTAGCGTTAAGCGTAGCAGCCGCCGCGCTGGTGCCTGCCCCTGCTACCATCTTGCTGTAGATATGGGTATCAATTTCCGGGATAACTACCTCGCGAATCTGCCGCGCCAAGGCTTTATCTGCCGCAATGCTATGCCCAGTTTCGTCAACGTCCATCTTGTCCACCGCAAAAGTAAAAGAACGGTCTTTCGTGAGCGTGAAAGTCTCAATATCGGTATCAATTCCCTGTATCTCCCCGTAGCGGCTGCCTGTTAAGCCCGTGCCTGTCCCTGCACGATCATAATCAGTAGTTTCCACAGTAGAGACTTTGTAAATTTTTACAGTCTTTGCTCCATCAAAGGAAAAGTCTTTATTTGTGAGCAAGCTGATTTTGCTTTCACGGGTAAAAAGCTCGTCAACATAGGGTTTATATTCAGTAACTAAATTTACCATGTCTTAAATCCTCCAATCAGTTTCCTGCTGGAAGGTGGGGAGTTAATGCGCTCCGACTTCCTCCGAATAGTTACGGCCGCTAGGCAGGCCAAACGCTTCCCTAATTGAGTCTTTGGGCTTTACGTTTCCGCTGCCGCTATTCGGATTATAACCGGGCTTTTGTATTCTCTCTCCGCCCCCCAGCAATTCTATACTTTGCATAAGTGTTTCTTCGCTGTCATATTTCAGAGCGTTGGCCAGGTCAGGATTAAAACCTTTTTCTTTTAGAATCCCCCGCGCTTTTTCATTGAGCATTTTTGCGGAAAATTCCTTCTCCATTTTTGCCCGTTCTTCCTTCAATCGGCTAGAAACAATTTTATTTACTTCTTCCTGAGTGAATGTTTTTTCATTCTCCATTATATATACCTCCATTTTACGCCCTAGAGTTGGCTTGATTTTTAGCAAAATAAAAAGCGCGGGTATATCAAAGTTATGGGTACTAAACCTTGATATATTTCCCGCGCCTCAGCTGGCTACCCTTACAATTTAAGGTGCATAAAACTGTAAGATGGTACTTTTATTTTGCTATGTATTATTATAGCATTTTGGCGGTTTTTCTTCAAACAAATAACCACAG
It includes:
- a CDS encoding LPP20 family lipoprotein; the protein is MNRLAKVFGLMGLVAAMLVATMASVLAAEHVDWNSNVIRATGGGVAPAGARTIAQARMMARRAAITDAYRQLAEYVGGVNVNAETTVDMAAVQSDVVKTRVQATIRGARIVSEGRTSDGGYEVTMEVPLFGVSSLASAVIERPARIEAFPAQVPDVLPAPVETHDNGGWTSSSAAAAPDGRAIGNFTGLVVDCRGLGLKPVMSPVIKNENGSPIYGYKNLDYDKVIEKGMASYARDMAGAERAGSHPLVVRAVAVENHGGTPVLSLADANRVLIENGATHFLDATNVVFLR
- the metA gene encoding homoserine O-acetyltransferase MetA, translating into MPIKIPNALPATHILEGENIFVMDADRAYSQDIRPLKILILNLMPIKYITETQLLRLLGNTPLQVEVDFIYTESYTPSHTSMDYLAQFYGTFDEVRHKKYDGMIITGAPVENMAFEEVAYWDEIAEIMEWSKKHVYSTFHICWGAQAGLYYHYGVPKYQVPEKIFGVFPHHLCVEHEKLLRGFDDVFYVPHSRHTEEHKEDILKVPELTILAEAEGVAGPYIIANLEKRQFFITGHAEYDPTTLKQEYDRDFKAGLNPKIPQNYYPNDDPTQQPIVRWRSVAHLLFANWLNYYVYQETPYELDELYKEQDD
- a CDS encoding terminase small subunit; protein product: MLTARRARFVQEMAACGNATEAARRAGYSEKTANKKGYQLMKIPEVREAVDKALEEQRKDSIADLQEVQEFLTAVLRGKIPGSKTRDRVAAANILQRRFPIEDTSSNDTVIIIDDWNGGTIEM